One part of the Parabacteroides distasonis ATCC 8503 genome encodes these proteins:
- a CDS encoding SusC/RagA family TonB-linked outer membrane protein — translation MTKNESKLLSLQGIAKASAFCLLLSAFSVNAAMAAPAPAGTVDEVMAVQQGKKVTGVVIDGTGEPVIGANVVVKGTTNGTITDFDGNYTIEGVSANDVLVISYIGYLSQEVPVGNQSMIKVTLKEDTQTLDEVVVVGYGTMKKSDVTGSISTAKGDDLVKNQSFSALDNLRGKVSGVNIFSNSSQPGAYSNRVVIRGIATINSSSNPLYVVDGVVMENFDLVNPNDIESMEVLKDASAAAIYGARGANGVIMVTTKRGKKDGEGVAISYQGSVSVSSIARKMDLLNAQEWTDTFMKGLENENKWLGTNWSLNRTDWFTDRNYFDANGNPIYDTDWQDEATRTAVSHNHQLNIQQAGKNSSMGAFLNYTDQQGIMLNTYNKRLNAKMAYDADPTKWLSTSVNVLVNHTWGRYTPEDGGGQEARRTMIEMLPWLPVYEPGTNKYTTSTSPSLSGFNLEGMSNPVFILNDQRRMKYNTQIFGNAALTFHLAEGLDLKTQFGLDSHNITYRGYSSVGLNNISMPNGWAEYENWNTLYWQEETYLTYNKVLGDHRINAMAGLSWQERTYRRNKSKTEGFSDDFYEDYNMIVGTTPKSPESDWTRWAMNSYFLRFAYTYKDRYSATVTGRIDGSSKFGDNNKYAFFPSAGLAWNVSQEDFLKDSNLISNLKLHTSYGLTGNSEIDPYKSLGKIKSETLLLNGTRAPYSYMETMPNPDLKWEKTGQFDVGFNLGLFHNRLNFDVSYYNKKTTDLLLDCPVPHSTGFSTIFKNIGSVRNQGLDIMVNGTPVQGEFTWNSTVNLNFNKNEILHLGDTDADVYLYDWVGGGSILRVGESMGSFYGLVRNGIFTEEDYKAGKCEKNQIGRPDRSESREIIGKGLPDWTGSWVNNFSYKNFDLTVDFQFVWGVETLQRFMHSTYDRFGMTNGLSNILYDGYNGTNAGTMEQAIFLAYDKPHGGGDTTTDSQWVANGSYLRLNMLQLGYTFDSSVAKKVGLSGLRLYLSGNNLFQIVSKDFLGYDPESTSEVSSSSGVSSGSQFGQNMTFFSYPRARTFTFGVNVTF, via the coding sequence ATGACAAAGAATGAATCTAAGCTATTATCCCTTCAAGGGATAGCTAAAGCCTCAGCGTTCTGTTTGTTGCTTTCCGCTTTTTCTGTAAACGCCGCCATGGCCGCTCCCGCTCCCGCAGGCACGGTTGATGAAGTAATGGCAGTGCAGCAAGGCAAGAAAGTAACAGGTGTGGTTATTGACGGTACAGGTGAGCCTGTTATTGGCGCTAACGTGGTGGTGAAAGGCACTACAAACGGTACGATCACTGATTTCGATGGAAATTACACGATCGAGGGTGTGTCCGCAAACGATGTGTTGGTCATTTCTTATATCGGTTACTTATCTCAAGAGGTTCCTGTAGGTAATCAATCGATGATCAAGGTGACATTGAAAGAGGATACCCAAACATTGGATGAGGTTGTAGTAGTAGGTTACGGTACGATGAAGAAATCTGACGTGACAGGTTCTATCTCTACGGCTAAAGGAGATGATTTGGTAAAGAATCAAAGCTTTAGCGCATTGGATAACTTGCGTGGTAAGGTATCTGGTGTAAACATCTTCTCTAACTCTAGCCAGCCGGGCGCTTATTCAAACCGTGTGGTTATTCGTGGTATCGCGACAATCAACTCTTCTTCTAATCCGTTGTATGTAGTGGACGGCGTAGTAATGGAAAACTTCGACTTGGTGAACCCGAATGATATCGAGTCTATGGAGGTATTGAAAGACGCTTCCGCTGCCGCTATCTATGGTGCCCGTGGTGCCAATGGTGTCATCATGGTAACGACCAAACGTGGTAAGAAAGATGGCGAAGGTGTCGCTATTAGCTACCAAGGTTCTGTTAGCGTGAGCTCGATAGCACGAAAAATGGATTTGCTAAATGCACAAGAGTGGACAGACACTTTTATGAAAGGTCTGGAGAATGAGAACAAATGGTTAGGAACCAATTGGTCTTTAAATCGTACCGATTGGTTTACCGACCGTAATTACTTTGATGCAAACGGTAATCCTATTTACGATACGGATTGGCAGGATGAGGCAACTCGCACGGCTGTTTCCCACAACCACCAGTTGAATATTCAACAAGCGGGTAAGAACTCTTCTATGGGTGCGTTCTTGAACTATACCGATCAACAAGGTATCATGTTGAACACCTATAACAAACGTTTGAACGCTAAGATGGCTTACGACGCAGATCCTACAAAATGGTTATCTACATCTGTAAACGTATTGGTTAACCACACGTGGGGCCGTTATACTCCTGAAGATGGTGGTGGACAGGAAGCTCGTCGTACCATGATCGAAATGTTGCCTTGGCTACCTGTATATGAGCCGGGTACAAATAAGTATACGACTAGCACGTCTCCTTCTTTGAGCGGTTTCAACTTGGAGGGTATGTCAAACCCAGTATTTATCTTGAACGATCAGCGTAGAATGAAATATAACACCCAGATCTTCGGTAACGCCGCATTGACATTCCACTTAGCTGAAGGCTTAGACTTGAAGACTCAATTTGGATTGGATAGCCATAATATCACTTATCGTGGTTATTCTTCTGTCGGTTTGAACAATATCTCTATGCCGAATGGTTGGGCCGAATATGAGAACTGGAATACTTTGTATTGGCAGGAAGAGACTTATTTAACCTATAATAAGGTGTTAGGCGATCATCGTATCAACGCTATGGCCGGTTTGTCTTGGCAGGAACGTACTTATAGAAGAAATAAGTCTAAAACGGAAGGTTTCTCCGACGACTTCTACGAGGATTACAATATGATCGTAGGTACAACCCCTAAATCTCCTGAATCCGACTGGACTCGTTGGGCGATGAACTCTTATTTCTTGCGTTTCGCTTATACCTATAAAGATCGTTACTCCGCTACCGTAACAGGTCGTATTGATGGTTCTTCCAAGTTTGGTGATAACAACAAATATGCATTCTTCCCATCAGCCGGTTTGGCATGGAATGTCTCTCAAGAGGATTTCTTGAAGGATAGTAATTTAATCAGTAACTTGAAACTGCATACCAGCTATGGTTTAACTGGTAACTCTGAGATCGATCCGTATAAGTCTTTGGGTAAGATTAAGTCGGAGACTTTATTATTGAATGGTACACGTGCGCCATATTCCTATATGGAAACGATGCCAAACCCGGATTTGAAATGGGAAAAGACCGGACAATTTGATGTTGGTTTCAATTTAGGATTATTCCACAATCGTTTGAATTTTGATGTGTCTTACTACAATAAGAAAACAACCGACTTGCTGTTGGATTGTCCGGTGCCTCACTCAACAGGTTTCTCTACAATCTTCAAGAACATCGGTTCTGTTCGTAACCAAGGTTTAGATATCATGGTGAACGGTACTCCGGTACAAGGCGAATTTACTTGGAACTCTACGGTGAATTTGAACTTTAACAAGAATGAGATTCTTCATTTGGGTGACACCGACGCTGATGTTTACTTGTACGACTGGGTAGGAGGTGGTTCTATCCTTCGTGTTGGTGAAAGTATGGGTAGTTTCTATGGTTTGGTACGTAATGGAATCTTCACGGAAGAAGATTATAAGGCTGGCAAATGCGAGAAAAACCAAATCGGACGTCCAGACCGCTCAGAGTCTCGTGAGATCATTGGTAAAGGTTTACCAGATTGGACTGGAAGCTGGGTCAACAACTTTTCTTATAAGAACTTTGACTTAACGGTTGACTTCCAGTTCGTATGGGGAGTTGAGACTTTGCAGCGTTTCATGCACTCTACTTATGACCGTTTTGGTATGACTAATGGCTTGAGCAATATTCTGTATGACGGTTATAACGGTACAAATGCAGGTACGATGGAGCAAGCTATCTTCTTAGCTTATGACAAACCTCATGGTGGTGGAGATACAACGACTGACTCACAATGGGTAGCTAATGGTTCTTACTTACGTTTGAATATGCTTCAGTTAGGTTATACATTTGACTCAAGCGTAGCGAAGAAGGTAGGTTTGTCAGGTTTACGTCTGTATTTAAGTGGTAATAATTTGTTCCAGATTGTTTCCAAAGATTTCTTAGGTTACGATCCAGAGAGTACATCAGAGGTAAGTAGTTCTAGTGGAGTTTCTTCTGGTAGCCAATTTGGGCAGAACATGACATTCTTCTCATATCCGAGAGCTAGGACATTTACATTTGGTGTTAATGTAACATTTTAA
- a CDS encoding RagB/SusD family nutrient uptake outer membrane protein codes for MKKISTIAVACAGLLSFTACNNFLDEEPKSTLTDVAYYKTQSQMESNVNYLYRTGAIGSYVDFGSAYIGPFASIQEELTGYFSNSYEGQEIVCRYTRELTRQQNTMQLASKMDKVWDDCYRGINVANGAIKHMPEVPMDQATADRLTAEAKFFRAFNYFYLVKTFGAVPFYTDPYELAENMELPRTETSTIYNQIESDLKDAMNVLPEATFAANGHRITKYVAAMTLTDVYMYQHKYAEAAETVRIVVNSNHKLTTNDDLAMNSAFNKLRSTDDLDEAIYAYEYDNQISPSNWLPTYAFDGDASSNGLFGTYAITQKVHGPNDRYLNIYESNDLRRQPNQFYHWTYTNPKTGKVWNSVGNAACCWYYYDEDALLTTGRGTKDWNVYRYAEALLDAAESIAQSTGVTAEAAGYLAQVKARANMEGKTAAEIASSLQSMGKQAFIEECWTERLRELPLEFKMWDMCVRTGMFPNISETTPGQVTYIPLVGAKNASGATIKESDLLWPLSVNEIQRNPSLTQNEGYSAK; via the coding sequence ATGAAAAAAATATCAACAATTGCGGTTGCCTGTGCCGGGTTATTGAGCTTTACGGCTTGTAACAACTTTTTGGACGAAGAGCCTAAGTCAACATTGACTGATGTCGCATACTATAAGACACAATCTCAAATGGAATCTAATGTAAACTATTTGTATCGTACGGGTGCGATCGGTAGTTATGTGGATTTCGGTAGTGCTTATATCGGGCCTTTCGCTTCTATTCAAGAAGAATTGACAGGATATTTCTCTAATTCTTATGAAGGACAGGAAATAGTTTGCCGTTATACCAGAGAATTGACCCGTCAACAAAACACGATGCAGTTAGCATCTAAGATGGACAAGGTTTGGGATGACTGCTATCGCGGAATTAACGTGGCAAATGGAGCGATTAAGCATATGCCAGAGGTACCTATGGATCAGGCTACTGCAGATCGCTTGACGGCTGAGGCTAAGTTTTTCCGTGCTTTCAACTATTTTTACTTAGTAAAGACTTTCGGAGCGGTTCCATTCTATACAGATCCCTATGAGCTGGCTGAGAACATGGAGCTTCCCCGTACGGAAACCTCAACCATCTATAACCAAATCGAAAGCGATTTGAAGGATGCTATGAATGTATTGCCAGAGGCTACTTTCGCCGCTAATGGTCATCGTATCACGAAGTATGTGGCCGCTATGACGCTGACTGATGTTTATATGTATCAGCATAAATATGCAGAGGCTGCTGAAACTGTGCGTATTGTCGTTAATTCAAATCATAAATTAACAACAAATGATGATTTGGCGATGAATAGCGCATTTAACAAATTGCGTTCTACAGATGACTTGGATGAGGCTATCTATGCCTATGAGTATGATAATCAGATTAGTCCGAGTAACTGGTTACCTACTTATGCTTTTGATGGTGACGCTTCTAGTAACGGTTTGTTTGGAACATATGCCATCACCCAGAAAGTACATGGACCGAATGACCGTTATCTGAATATTTATGAATCAAACGATTTACGTCGTCAACCGAATCAGTTCTACCACTGGACTTATACAAATCCAAAAACTGGAAAGGTTTGGAATTCTGTAGGTAACGCTGCTTGTTGTTGGTATTATTACGATGAGGATGCCTTACTTACTACAGGTCGTGGCACAAAAGACTGGAACGTATATCGTTATGCTGAAGCTTTATTGGACGCTGCAGAGTCAATCGCTCAATCAACTGGAGTGACTGCTGAAGCGGCCGGCTATTTGGCTCAAGTGAAGGCTCGTGCGAATATGGAAGGTAAAACCGCTGCGGAGATTGCATCATCTTTACAAAGTATGGGTAAACAAGCCTTCATCGAAGAGTGTTGGACTGAGCGTCTACGTGAGTTGCCTTTGGAATTTAAGATGTGGGATATGTGTGTACGTACAGGCATGTTCCCGAATATTTCCGAGACAACCCCGGGACAAGTAACCTACATTCCGTTAGTGGGTGCTAAGAACGCATCTGGAGCAACAATCAAAGAATCCGACCTATTATGGCCGTTATCCGTGAACGAGATCCAGCGTAACCCGAGTCTGACTCAGAATGAGGGATATTCTGCAAAGTAA
- a CDS encoding RagB/SusD family nutrient uptake outer membrane protein: MKKILTTAILCAGLVGFTACDSFLDEEPKSSLTLDTYYKTSADIIGNVNYLYRDGAPDKMGNMTGAYRGSSLSVMNMVTGYFVNEYEGQEVDCSYARQLTRQNFTQSCCNYLTNDTWKGCYKSINVANAVIKYVDGVEMDGQAQYKAEARFFRALNYFYLVKMFGDVPMITEPTEDATLVEYPARTAASEVYKTVIIPDLQFAVENLPDATFAGNSHRVTKYAADMLLADVYMRLGEYANAITPLKDVINSGKFALATNDNLAEGSAFNKLRTTDDLPEVIYAREYDAAISPNGNIPVHAFNLISPTFFANSSTGNKYSLWVNVYGVSERYLNVYGEKDLRAQMNQFFHRTYTHPVDGTTLDMKMLCNWYWYDETAILETGKGTKDWNFYRYAETLLSAAEAIAQSSGVNAEAAGYLAQVKARANMEGKDVSTIASELQRLGKQAFIEECWKERLREFPLEMKIWDDCVRTGKFPQISATNKGEVQFVDLIGATNGSGAKFKETDLYWPIPVNEIQRNPNLTQNEGYSAK, translated from the coding sequence ATGAAAAAAATATTAACAACGGCTATTTTATGTGCGGGATTGGTAGGATTTACCGCATGTGACAGTTTTTTGGATGAGGAACCAAAGTCATCCTTGACGCTGGATACCTATTATAAGACAAGTGCTGATATTATTGGCAATGTCAATTATCTATATCGTGACGGTGCTCCCGATAAGATGGGTAATATGACAGGCGCTTATAGAGGTTCTAGCTTGTCAGTAATGAACATGGTAACTGGTTATTTTGTGAATGAGTATGAAGGCCAGGAAGTAGACTGTTCTTATGCTCGCCAGTTGACTCGTCAGAACTTTACGCAATCTTGTTGTAATTATTTGACTAATGACACATGGAAAGGTTGTTATAAGTCGATCAATGTAGCTAACGCAGTTATTAAATATGTGGATGGCGTAGAGATGGACGGACAAGCTCAGTATAAAGCAGAGGCTCGTTTCTTCCGTGCGCTAAACTATTTCTATCTTGTGAAGATGTTTGGTGATGTTCCAATGATTACAGAGCCAACAGAAGATGCTACTTTGGTTGAATATCCGGCTCGTACAGCTGCGTCGGAGGTTTACAAAACTGTTATTATTCCTGATTTACAGTTTGCTGTAGAGAATTTGCCTGATGCTACTTTCGCGGGAAATAGTCACCGTGTGACAAAATATGCGGCTGATATGTTGCTGGCCGATGTTTACATGCGACTAGGCGAGTACGCTAATGCGATTACTCCATTGAAAGATGTAATCAATAGCGGAAAATTCGCTTTGGCTACTAACGATAACCTTGCGGAAGGTAGTGCGTTCAATAAGTTACGTACAACAGATGATCTGCCAGAGGTTATTTATGCCCGTGAATATGATGCGGCTATTTCTCCTAACGGTAATATCCCTGTTCACGCATTCAATTTGATTTCTCCGACATTCTTCGCCAACTCTTCTACTGGAAACAAGTACTCTTTGTGGGTAAATGTGTATGGTGTTAGCGAGCGTTATTTAAATGTGTATGGTGAGAAAGACTTGCGTGCCCAGATGAATCAGTTCTTCCATCGTACATATACACATCCGGTTGATGGAACAACTTTGGATATGAAGATGCTTTGTAACTGGTACTGGTACGATGAAACTGCTATCTTAGAGACTGGTAAGGGTACGAAAGACTGGAACTTCTATCGTTATGCTGAAACATTATTATCTGCCGCTGAAGCTATCGCTCAGTCTAGTGGTGTAAACGCTGAGGCTGCCGGCTATTTGGCACAAGTTAAGGCACGTGCTAATATGGAAGGTAAGGATGTTTCTACAATCGCTTCCGAGCTTCAAAGATTAGGCAAGCAAGCTTTTATTGAAGAGTGCTGGAAAGAGCGTTTACGTGAGTTCCCATTGGAAATGAAGATTTGGGATGACTGTGTTCGTACAGGTAAATTCCCTCAAATCTCCGCTACAAACAAGGGTGAGGTTCAATTTGTTGATTTGATCGGTGCTACGAATGGTAGTGGTGCTAAGTTCAAGGAGACAGACCTATACTGGCCGATCCCTGTAAATGAAATACAGCGTAACCCGAATTTAACTCAGAATGAGGGATATTCTGCGAAGTAA
- a CDS encoding SusC/RagA family TonB-linked outer membrane protein produces MTKNESKLLSIQGIAKASAFCLLLSAFSVNAAMAAPAPAGTVDEVMAVQQGKKVTGVVVDGTGEPVIGANVVVKGTTNGTITDFDGNYTIEGVPADGVLVISYIGYLSQEIPVGNQSAINVTLKEDTQTLDEVVVVGYGTMRKSDVTGSISTAKGEEMLKAQNFSALDNLRGKAAGVNIFSNSSQPGAYGSRVVIRGQATINASSDPLYVVDGVVMENFYLMNPNDIESMEVLKDASATAIYGARGANGVIMVTTKRGNKEGGTKVSYSGSVSLAHRARKMDTMNAQEWCDAFMQGIENENRWGSDKDGNPFNWSTNRADWFTDRRFFDSNGNPLYDTDWQDEATRTAISHNHQLNVQQGGEKSSMGAFLNYTDNQGIMLNTYSKRLNAKIAYDANPTTWLSTAVNLAVNHTWGNSTPEDGGGQDARRTMIEMVPWMPVQYDGKYTSTNTPEGMPMDFEAMSNPVHILKTYKNMNYNTKVFGNAALTFHIIEGLDLKTQFGVDANFKTLHKYMPSDLVNLAYDQHGRAERYHANTLYWQEETYLTYNKTIGEHRINAMAGLSWQERKYDYSRMYTENFTSDFFEDFNMDAGTKPDAPKTYWERWAMNSYFLRFAYTFKDRYSATITGRYDGSSKFGKNNKYAFFPSAGLAWNITQEDFMSDQNTISNLKLHTSYGLTGNSEIGVYKSLATVTSETLLLNGTRNSYSYLNRLPNSDLRWEKTAQFDIGFDLGLFNNRITLDASYYNKKTSDLLLDAPVPHTTGFETVYKNIGSIRNQGLDLMLSTRNIDTKDFTWTTSINANFNKNKILSLGDNDEDILKNEWVSGASILRVGESVGSFYGYKRLGVYTIEDYEAGNCEKKQIGRAKRSSEREIIGKGVPDWTGSMINTLRYKNWDFTLDLQFVAGVQTLQQFYHSTYDRFGQTNGLTNILYDAYNGTNPNSMQQAIWLFNGGHAGQDTLTDSQWVANGSYLRANLIQLGYTFDSNQLAKTPFSSLRLYLNVNNAFLITAKDFNGYDPESTSQISTSNGAVSPEQFGQNMAFFSYPRARTFTLGVNVTF; encoded by the coding sequence ATGACAAAGAATGAATCTAAGCTATTATCCATTCAGGGGATAGCTAAAGCCTCAGCGTTCTGTTTGCTGCTTTCTGCCTTCTCTGTAAACGCCGCTATGGCCGCTCCCGCTCCCGCAGGCACGGTTGATGAAGTAATGGCAGTGCAGCAAGGCAAGAAAGTAACAGGTGTGGTTGTTGACGGTACAGGTGAGCCTGTTATTGGCGCTAACGTGGTGGTGAAAGGCACTACAAACGGTACGATCACTGATTTCGATGGAAATTATACGATCGAGGGTGTGCCCGCCGACGGAGTTTTGGTGATTTCCTATATTGGTTATTTATCTCAAGAGATCCCTGTAGGCAACCAATCTGCAATCAATGTTACATTGAAAGAAGATACACAGACTTTGGATGAGGTAGTAGTAGTAGGTTACGGTACGATGCGTAAATCGGATGTAACAGGTTCTATTTCTACAGCTAAAGGAGAAGAGATGTTAAAAGCTCAAAACTTTAGTGCATTGGATAACTTGCGTGGTAAGGCTGCCGGTGTAAATATCTTCTCTAACTCTAGCCAGCCGGGTGCTTATGGTAGCCGTGTTGTTATCCGTGGTCAAGCGACAATTAATGCCTCTTCTGATCCGTTGTATGTTGTGGACGGCGTAGTAATGGAGAACTTCTATTTGATGAACCCGAATGACATCGAGTCTATGGAGGTATTGAAAGATGCTTCCGCTACCGCTATCTATGGTGCTCGTGGTGCCAATGGTGTTATCATGGTTACTACGAAACGTGGTAACAAAGAAGGCGGAACGAAGGTTAGCTACTCTGGTTCTGTAAGCTTGGCTCATCGCGCTCGTAAGATGGATACGATGAATGCGCAGGAGTGGTGCGATGCTTTTATGCAAGGTATTGAGAATGAGAATAGATGGGGATCTGATAAGGATGGCAATCCATTTAACTGGTCTACTAATCGTGCGGATTGGTTTACAGATCGTCGTTTCTTCGATTCTAACGGTAATCCTCTTTATGATACAGATTGGCAAGATGAGGCAACTCGTACAGCGATCTCTCATAACCATCAATTGAATGTTCAGCAAGGTGGCGAGAAATCATCTATGGGTGCATTCTTGAACTATACTGATAACCAAGGCATCATGCTGAATACCTATTCAAAACGTTTGAATGCGAAGATCGCTTATGACGCCAATCCTACGACATGGTTGTCTACAGCGGTCAATTTAGCTGTAAATCATACTTGGGGCAACTCTACTCCTGAGGATGGCGGTGGACAGGACGCTCGTCGTACTATGATCGAGATGGTTCCTTGGATGCCGGTTCAATACGATGGAAAGTATACTTCTACTAATACTCCAGAAGGTATGCCGATGGACTTTGAGGCAATGTCTAACCCTGTTCATATCTTGAAGACTTATAAGAATATGAACTATAATACAAAAGTATTCGGTAATGCAGCCTTGACATTCCATATCATCGAAGGTTTGGATTTGAAGACTCAATTCGGTGTTGACGCTAACTTTAAGACTTTGCACAAATATATGCCAAGTGACTTGGTGAATTTGGCATATGACCAACATGGACGTGCTGAAAGATATCACGCAAATACTCTTTATTGGCAGGAAGAGACTTACTTGACTTATAACAAGACGATTGGTGAGCACCGTATCAATGCTATGGCCGGTTTGTCTTGGCAGGAGCGTAAATATGACTATTCTAGAATGTATACAGAGAACTTCACTAGCGATTTCTTTGAGGACTTCAATATGGACGCAGGTACGAAGCCTGATGCTCCAAAGACTTATTGGGAACGTTGGGCTATGAACTCATATTTCTTACGTTTCGCTTATACATTCAAGGATCGTTACTCCGCTACAATTACTGGTCGTTATGACGGTTCTTCTAAGTTTGGTAAGAATAATAAATACGCATTCTTCCCATCAGCAGGTTTGGCTTGGAACATCACGCAAGAAGACTTTATGTCTGATCAAAATACGATCAGCAACTTGAAGTTGCATACTAGCTATGGTTTGACCGGTAACTCTGAGATTGGTGTTTACAAATCTTTGGCAACAGTTACAAGCGAAACCTTATTATTGAATGGAACACGTAATTCCTATTCTTATTTGAATAGATTACCAAACTCTGATCTGAGATGGGAGAAAACCGCTCAATTCGATATAGGTTTTGATTTAGGTTTGTTCAATAATAGAATCACGTTAGATGCTTCTTATTACAACAAGAAGACTTCTGATCTGTTATTGGATGCCCCGGTTCCTCATACAACAGGTTTCGAGACAGTTTATAAGAATATCGGTTCTATCCGTAACCAAGGTTTGGATTTGATGTTGTCTACTCGCAATATTGATACGAAAGACTTCACTTGGACAACCTCTATCAATGCCAACTTTAATAAGAATAAGATCTTATCATTAGGTGATAATGACGAGGATATCTTGAAGAACGAATGGGTAAGTGGTGCTTCCATCTTACGTGTTGGTGAGAGTGTAGGTAGTTTCTATGGTTATAAGCGTTTAGGCGTTTATACGATCGAGGATTATGAGGCTGGTAACTGTGAGAAGAAACAGATCGGTCGTGCGAAACGTTCTTCTGAGCGTGAGATCATAGGTAAAGGTGTACCTGATTGGACTGGATCTATGATCAATACATTACGTTACAAGAATTGGGATTTCACATTGGATCTACAATTTGTCGCTGGTGTTCAGACCTTGCAACAGTTCTATCACTCTACGTATGACCGTTTCGGACAAACTAACGGTTTGACAAATATCTTGTATGACGCATATAATGGAACGAATCCTAATTCTATGCAGCAAGCTATCTGGTTGTTCAACGGTGGTCACGCAGGACAGGATACATTGACAGACTCTCAATGGGTGGCTAATGGTTCTTATTTACGTGCGAACTTAATCCAGTTAGGTTATACTTTCGACTCAAATCAATTGGCAAAGACTCCGTTTAGTAGCTTACGCCTATATTTGAATGTGAACAACGCATTCTTGATCACGGCGAAAGACTTTAATGGATACGATCCTGAAAGTACATCCCAGATCTCTACATCTAATGGTGCGGTATCTCCAGAGCAATTTGGTCAGAATATGGCCTTCTTCTCTTATCCGAGAGCTAGAACGTTTACGTTGGGTGTAAATGTAACATTTTAA
- a CDS encoding MFS transporter gives MRTKSTNSAIFPILFGFFVMGFVDVVGIATNYVKMDFGLSDTLANLLPMMVFLWFALFSVPTGIWMGRHGRRNTVVAALAITTLAMLIPLFFYDFACILFAFALLGIGNTILQVSLNPMVARVVNPDKVTSVLTLGQFIKAVSSFLGPIIAGVASSFWGDWKLIFIVYSVTTLLSIIWLITAIPGKEEGEEQEASFASTLALCKDARIRMLFLGILCIVGIDVGLNTTIPKLLMEKLSMPLQEAGLGSSLYFAARTGGSFLGAILLARISSRPFLRGSMLIVILAFVGLLISDSLWSMGVMIVLVGLACSNVFSILFSFALEHRPEQSNEVSALMIMGVSGGALITPCMGGLADMFGQVAGLMLLLICMLYIGLISIKTR, from the coding sequence ATGAGAACTAAAAGTACGAACTCCGCTATATTCCCGATCCTTTTCGGCTTTTTTGTGATGGGATTCGTGGATGTCGTGGGAATTGCCACGAATTATGTGAAGATGGATTTTGGTTTGTCCGACACCTTGGCGAACCTATTACCCATGATGGTCTTTCTTTGGTTCGCCCTGTTCTCTGTCCCCACCGGTATCTGGATGGGACGGCACGGGCGTAGGAATACGGTAGTCGCTGCCTTGGCCATCACGACCTTGGCGATGCTGATACCTCTTTTCTTCTATGACTTTGCTTGTATCTTGTTTGCGTTCGCTTTGCTGGGAATTGGAAATACGATTTTGCAAGTATCTTTGAACCCGATGGTAGCCCGGGTGGTAAATCCGGATAAGGTAACGAGCGTGCTTACGTTAGGGCAGTTTATTAAGGCGGTATCTTCCTTCTTAGGTCCGATTATTGCGGGGGTCGCTTCCTCTTTTTGGGGGGATTGGAAGTTGATATTCATTGTCTATTCGGTGACTACCTTGTTGTCTATCATTTGGTTGATAACGGCTATTCCGGGTAAAGAGGAAGGAGAGGAGCAAGAAGCCTCGTTCGCCTCTACATTAGCTTTATGTAAAGATGCTAGGATACGGATGCTTTTCTTGGGGATTCTGTGTATTGTCGGGATCGATGTCGGTCTGAATACGACGATCCCCAAGCTATTGATGGAAAAGTTATCCATGCCGTTGCAAGAGGCCGGATTAGGGAGTAGCCTTTATTTCGCCGCTCGTACGGGAGGCTCTTTCCTGGGGGCTATATTGTTGGCGAGGATCTCGTCACGACCTTTCTTAAGGGGAAGCATGCTGATCGTTATCCTTGCTTTCGTGGGATTGCTTATCTCGGATAGCTTGTGGAGCATGGGCGTTATGATCGTACTGGTTGGCTTGGCTTGCTCGAATGTGTTTTCGATCCTGTTCTCTTTCGCGTTGGAACATCGTCCGGAGCAATCCAACGAGGTATCGGCCTTGATGATTATGGGGGTATCGGGAGGCGCCTTGATTACGCCTTGTATGGGAGGCTTAGCCGATATGTTCGGGCAGGTAGCCGGCTTGATGCTATTATTAATATGTATGTTGTATATAGGACTTATATCCATAAAAACACGATAA